A region of the Agromyces sp. CF514 genome:
TACAACTGCGACAAGTACCAGGAGGACCGCGTCACCTGGTGGGATGCGGTCGACGTGATCTCGTCGAGCGGCTACTACCCGATCGACTCGTGGCAGCAGCAGCTCGACCGCATCGAGCCCGTCATCGCCGCACACGGCAAGCCGTTCTTCTTCATGGAGGCGGGCTGCCCGTCGCGTGAGGGCTCGGCCGACCTGCCGAACGACTGGAACCTCGTCGGGGATCCGTCGGGAGCCGAGCAGGCGCGGTACTTCGAGGCCATGTTCGACGCGTGCCGTGCGCGCCCCTGGGTGCGCGGGCTCATGCTCTGGGACTGGCCCGCGACGCTCTACGCACCGGCCGATGCGGCCGCGAACGACGACTACTGCCCCTACGGCAAACCCGCGGCAGCGGTCATGGTGCGCGAGTACCGCGCGTGGGCGGCCGAGGCATCGAGCGACGCGTCCGCCACCGCGGCCGGGGTGACGGCGTGACCGGCTCCGTGCTCGCGATCGACGCGGGCCAGACCGGCATCAAGACCCGGGTCGCGGATGCCGCGGGCGGGTCGATCGAGACGGTGCTGCCCGGCATCCGCACGCATGAGCCGCTGCTCGTGCAGCTCGCCGAGGCGACGGCGCGGGTCGCCGCGACGCAGGCCGACGCATCCGGACGCATCGAGGTGCTCGCGGCCGGCGTCTCAGGGCTGACCCGCGCCGACGCCGACGCCGACGCGCTGCTCGAGGCCGTGCGACCGTTCGGCGTGCGGCGCGTGCTGCTCGCACACGATTCCGTGTCGTCGTTCGTCGGGGCGCTCGGGGATCAGCGCGGGGCCGTCATCGCCGCGGGCACCGGCTCGGTCACGCTCGGCGTCGGTCGCGACGCGGTGCGCCGGGTCGACGGCTGGGGCAACATCATGGGCGACGCGGGCAGCGGGTACTGGATCGGGCGCGAGGCGCTCGACGCGGCGATGCGGTCGTACGACGGCCGCG
Encoded here:
- a CDS encoding N-acetylglucosamine kinase encodes the protein MTGSVLAIDAGQTGIKTRVADAAGGSIETVLPGIRTHEPLLVQLAEATARVAATQADASGRIEVLAAGVSGLTRADADADALLEAVRPFGVRRVLLAHDSVSSFVGALGDQRGAVIAAGTGSVTLGVGRDAVRRVDGWGNIMGDAGSGYWIGREALDAAMRSYDGRGPSTVLSGLVADRWPDLEQAYIDLQADPHRVSVVASFAVRVAELASVDHVAADICRRAADELAGSVVAALREVGEAGGDARPRLAAIGGVFRAARIRSRFEQQVRQAVPAVEIIAPLGSGLDGAAALAHLDDAHPLRAHLAVASLEHSTSA